The proteins below come from a single Chryseobacterium sp. MA9 genomic window:
- a CDS encoding membrane protein produces MKMFKQAIVLAGILTAGIASAQSSQMNNMIKVGANVGLAVPADNLSAAVGVDVAYQNLITPGFGLGIASGYTHYFGKENNGYKNNDVGVVPVAALIRIYPKQTGFYFGTDLGYGFLVGDKTVASNTNVERASGGFYLKPEIGYHNRDWNFFVQYQKVFVGTKGDLPGQDYNVGNIGVGFGYNIPLGK; encoded by the coding sequence ATGAAAATGTTTAAACAAGCAATAGTACTGGCTGGTATTTTAACAGCAGGTATAGCAAGCGCCCAAAGTTCTCAGATGAATAATATGATCAAAGTAGGTGCAAATGTTGGTTTAGCAGTTCCCGCTGATAATCTTTCCGCTGCAGTAGGAGTGGATGTAGCTTACCAAAACCTGATTACACCAGGATTTGGATTAGGTATTGCATCAGGATATACTCACTACTTTGGAAAAGAGAACAACGGATATAAAAATAATGATGTAGGAGTAGTTCCTGTAGCCGCTTTAATCAGAATTTATCCAAAACAAACCGGCTTCTATTTCGGAACAGACTTAGGGTATGGTTTCTTAGTAGGAGATAAAACGGTTGCATCCAACACCAATGTTGAAAGAGCAAGCGGAGGTTTCTACCTTAAACCGGAGATCGGTTACCACAACAGAGACTGGAATTTCTTCGTACAATACCAAAAGGTTTTTGTAGGAACAAAAGGAGATTTACCTGGTCAGGACTATAATGTGGGGAATATCGGTGTAGGATTCGGTTACAATATTCCATTAGGAAAGTAG
- a CDS encoding glucokinase — MILNPKFPLYLPGVENSNNDNVSIIGASLREDITILGYFVSGNGGLEIKVQNKYATKEYASFSDILKKFIQDNQLQNIKRLGMAVPGPVLDGKSSPVRLGWNLDVEEYARDFGFEKVDMLNDLEASAYGMALLEDNDLEAIYTGGHLEKGNVAVLAPGNGLGEAGYFFDGKYLRPFATEGGHSEFSPRTNVEVEFYQFLNNIYGIVSWENVLSKSGLFNIYRFLRDVKRHPEPEWLGERLAQGNFVEELYKAAVEENVLICRIALDTFLEFLAREANNLTLKLKATGGLLIAGDIPQIVREYIDKAKFYEKFKISDKMEEMLRSTPIYLVKQNHTALNGIALYTAYYQV; from the coding sequence ATGATTCTGAATCCAAAATTTCCACTTTATTTACCAGGAGTAGAGAACAGTAATAATGATAATGTTTCTATCATTGGGGCAAGTCTCCGTGAAGATATAACAATCTTAGGCTATTTCGTTTCCGGGAACGGAGGTCTTGAGATAAAAGTACAAAATAAATATGCAACCAAAGAATACGCTTCTTTTTCAGATATTTTAAAGAAGTTTATTCAGGATAACCAATTGCAAAATATAAAGCGTCTGGGAATGGCAGTTCCAGGTCCTGTACTTGACGGGAAAAGCAGTCCTGTAAGATTGGGCTGGAATTTAGATGTTGAAGAATATGCCCGTGATTTCGGGTTCGAAAAAGTAGACATGCTGAACGACCTTGAGGCTTCTGCCTACGGAATGGCTCTTCTTGAAGATAACGATCTTGAAGCTATTTATACAGGAGGACATCTTGAAAAAGGAAATGTAGCGGTTCTTGCTCCCGGAAACGGATTGGGTGAAGCCGGATATTTCTTTGACGGAAAATACCTGAGACCTTTCGCTACAGAAGGTGGACACTCAGAATTTTCACCAAGAACCAATGTAGAAGTTGAATTTTACCAGTTCCTAAATAATATATATGGTATTGTAAGCTGGGAAAATGTACTTTCCAAGTCAGGACTATTCAATATCTATAGATTTTTAAGAGATGTGAAAAGACATCCTGAACCAGAATGGCTGGGAGAGCGTCTTGCACAAGGGAATTTTGTGGAAGAGTTGTACAAAGCTGCCGTAGAGGAAAATGTTTTGATCTGTAGAATTGCTTTAGATACTTTCCTTGAGTTTCTGGCAAGAGAAGCCAATAACCTTACTTTAAAGCTTAAGGCTACAGGAGGACTACTGATTGCCGGGGATATTCCACAGATTGTAAGAGAATACATTGACAAGGCAAAATTCTATGAGAAGTTTAAGATCAGTGATAAAATGGAGGAGATGCTTAGAAGTACTCCTATCTATCTGGTCAAGCAAAATCACACCGCATTAAATGGTATAGCGCTTTATACGGCTTACTATCAAGTATAA